A single region of the Streptococcus macedonicus ACA-DC 198 genome encodes:
- a CDS encoding Lipopolysaccharide biosynthesis protein — protein MKMRIISKTQRLVKLKAVLRKIAQVLKRIAHFGRRAVLKLRCLLLRIFRDKFRNNNYLPRTKRILIYNIFEGKEALQEYKVIFLEALAKIVDEVHIVVNGELSQSGIRRLEAIGKVTLRENKGYDVAAFRAGILNLGQERLKEYDQLLLVNDTNIGPFKDLETVFSSVDSKSLDFWGISLGEIQPDFTGLNPFGYIPEHIQTYFLVIERSLLHQKSFYRYWEKLRDTDSRQKAIGRHETYFTKYFANLGFRYDALTRDTTDSAMYIHPLRVLNQGSPLVKYSALSNYNDDQFIWQGLERQSEIPELISYIEEKTDYPVEIITDIIDDFKKKSKQKYVLIIDGVENIIPQCTRYRVLNKAEQLEKLGYDVKVVNLSKLQLLDCKGASHIIIYRAPDLPILSQVCQLANKTGVPIFYDIDDLVFDTKYTDQLAYTQNLSTVDKNNYDESVRGYGRMLEKCDAVITSTNQLAKELKNYKKAVIINRNVLSKELVEISRKTPHKDSDNHKVKMAYFSGSITHNENFEMIKPAIISLLKKYPYLELHLAGHLDIPEDIAYFGEQIVTHPYVDWKELPRLISAIDINLAPLVHSTFNEAKSEIKWLEAAAVKVPTVASRIGSFEDMIDDGVDGILASDTEWEEKLEVLIINKASRSQIAENAFQTIMARATTKAIKMNFLEIKG, from the coding sequence ATGAAAATGAGGATTATTAGTAAAACACAACGTTTAGTTAAACTGAAAGCAGTATTGCGAAAAATAGCACAAGTTCTTAAAAGAATTGCTCATTTTGGGAGGAGAGCTGTCTTAAAATTAAGATGTCTTTTACTACGAATATTTCGAGATAAATTTCGTAATAACAATTATCTTCCACGTACAAAACGTATTTTGATTTATAATATTTTCGAAGGAAAGGAAGCTCTTCAAGAATACAAAGTCATTTTTCTAGAAGCGTTGGCTAAAATTGTTGATGAGGTTCATATTGTTGTTAATGGTGAGCTATCTCAGTCAGGTATTAGACGTCTAGAAGCAATTGGTAAGGTTACTCTGAGAGAGAATAAGGGTTATGATGTGGCAGCTTTTCGAGCTGGAATTTTAAATCTTGGTCAAGAACGTTTAAAAGAATATGATCAATTGTTACTGGTTAACGATACTAATATTGGTCCTTTTAAAGATTTAGAAACTGTATTTTCATCAGTAGATTCAAAATCGTTAGATTTTTGGGGTATTTCACTTGGCGAAATCCAACCCGATTTTACTGGCTTGAATCCGTTTGGTTATATCCCAGAGCATATTCAAACTTATTTCCTAGTTATCGAACGTAGCTTATTACATCAAAAATCATTCTATCGTTATTGGGAGAAACTAAGAGATACTGATTCACGTCAAAAAGCTATTGGTAGACATGAGACTTATTTTACAAAATATTTTGCTAATTTAGGCTTTCGTTATGATGCTTTGACTAGAGATACAACTGATAGTGCGATGTACATACATCCTTTACGTGTACTTAATCAAGGATCTCCATTGGTAAAATATTCAGCTTTGTCAAACTATAATGATGACCAATTTATTTGGCAAGGTTTGGAACGTCAGAGTGAAATTCCTGAACTCATCTCATATATTGAAGAAAAAACAGATTATCCTGTTGAAATTATCACAGATATTATTGATGATTTTAAGAAAAAATCAAAACAAAAGTATGTGCTAATCATTGATGGCGTTGAAAATATCATTCCTCAGTGTACGAGATATCGTGTCTTAAATAAAGCAGAACAGCTTGAAAAACTTGGATATGATGTGAAGGTCGTTAACCTTTCTAAACTTCAATTGTTAGACTGTAAGGGTGCTAGTCATATTATTATTTATCGTGCGCCAGATCTTCCTATTTTAAGTCAAGTTTGTCAGTTAGCAAATAAAACAGGTGTTCCAATTTTTTACGATATTGATGATTTAGTTTTTGATACAAAATACACTGACCAACTTGCTTATACTCAAAATTTGTCAACAGTAGATAAAAATAATTATGATGAGAGTGTTCGAGGGTATGGTAGAATGCTTGAAAAATGTGATGCGGTCATCACTTCAACGAATCAGTTGGCAAAAGAGTTGAAAAATTATAAAAAGGCTGTGATTATCAATCGTAATGTATTGTCAAAAGAATTGGTTGAAATTAGTCGAAAAACTCCACATAAAGATTCAGATAATCATAAAGTTAAGATGGCATATTTTTCAGGTTCAATAACTCATAATGAGAACTTTGAAATGATTAAGCCAGCGATCATTTCTTTATTGAAGAAATACCCATACTTGGAATTACATTTAGCTGGTCATCTGGATATTCCTGAAGACATTGCTTATTTTGGTGAGCAAATCGTGACTCATCCCTATGTTGATTGGAAAGAACTACCACGACTAATTTCTGCTATTGATATCAACTTAGCTCCGCTGGTTCACTCAACCTTTAATGAAGCTAAATCAGAAATCAAGTGGTTAGAAGCAGCAGCAGTTAAGGTGCCAACCGTTGCTAGTAGGATAGGTTCATTTGAGGATATGATTGATGATGGTGTTGATGGTATTTTGGCTTCAGATACTGAATGGGAAGAAAAATTAGAGGTTCTAATTATCAATAAAGCTTCTCGGAGTCAAATAGCTGAAAATGCTTTTCAAACAATTATGGCACGTGCTACTACTAAAGCGATTAAAATGAATTTTTTAGAAATAAAAGGGTAA
- a CDS encoding Phosphoglycerol transferase, whose product MIFFKSIGDFCKKNKGVLLSYLVTFLITYLHLMIVIGLENHRIISPIIWILLGVFIVTYALQIRERMDNKWWLLYLPLIYFLFVIGAYFVKVTLNLNNEKFDWTKFQHFWDINFLIALACLLLLALVFNYFLSYFPKRYINAFSLKKKRYDILVMSQITTMFIVTSNQMIDSFLSNSLFVVEDIKKTPYAVQLFNYSFGMYIFFSLITYVAVKGISHLIRNKPTPSLSVATSLLFAFIFNFTIQVGVTEKGESYGYYIASGAPIFQILVIFACFMTVYIIINRYLPATVFNFVFGILVSFVNAKKFALRSEPLLVADFTWLNDIGFFKEYVSENTLLLTVTGALWIIIILYYIRKKCLPGQIFKNWKHRLAIATTIVMAFSGVLLIFKNQEDGRISEHIPVLSSVYNLYNVNWQGINANTRFQSLSFVWLKQMTITDIEKTAKYSKNEIEKLYKKYTNIATEINATRTENISDQTVIFILSESLADPERVSGVSLSAPVLPQIQQIQFETTSGLMKSDGYGGGTANMEFQTLTGLPMYNFNDMISVLYTEVVPDMTYIPSISNAFEPDNRLAIHLSDTTHYARNSFYTKLKFGKFIATSGSDDEAEEVNTLGAYPSDTSTYDNILSQIDTSQSQFFSVMTMQNHGPWLATDLTDITASGEELTSDQNASLINYARLLSYTDSSTAEFLQQLEGIDKKITVVFYGDHLPGIYPNSIFKDNPELQYLTDYFIWSNHGTVKDDYPLVNSSDFPAELLAHTNSRVTPYYALLTEVLNKASVDKDKLDGEGKQIANDLKMIQYDLTEGKGYILKHSDFFEFE is encoded by the coding sequence ATGATATTTTTTAAATCAATAGGCGATTTTTGTAAAAAGAACAAAGGAGTTTTACTATCTTATTTAGTGACCTTTCTTATTACCTATTTACATCTTATGATAGTAATTGGCTTGGAAAATCATAGAATTATTTCGCCGATTATTTGGATTTTATTAGGTGTTTTTATTGTCACATACGCCCTTCAAATTCGAGAAAGGATGGATAATAAATGGTGGCTGTTATATCTTCCACTCATTTATTTTCTTTTTGTGATAGGTGCTTATTTTGTAAAAGTCACCTTAAATCTTAACAATGAAAAATTTGACTGGACAAAATTCCAACATTTTTGGGATATTAACTTTTTAATTGCTTTAGCATGTTTGCTTTTATTGGCTCTTGTCTTTAATTACTTCTTGAGTTATTTTCCTAAAAGGTATATTAATGCTTTTTCTTTGAAAAAGAAGCGTTACGATATTTTGGTGATGAGCCAAATCACAACAATGTTTATTGTTACGAGTAATCAAATGATTGATAGTTTTCTTTCAAATTCACTTTTTGTTGTTGAGGATATTAAAAAGACGCCTTATGCAGTGCAATTGTTCAATTATTCTTTTGGAATGTATATCTTCTTCAGTTTAATCACTTATGTAGCTGTCAAGGGAATTAGTCATCTTATTAGGAATAAACCAACACCTTCCTTATCAGTTGCAACAAGTTTATTGTTTGCTTTTATCTTCAATTTTACGATTCAGGTTGGGGTTACTGAGAAAGGTGAATCCTATGGTTATTATATTGCCTCAGGAGCACCAATATTTCAGATATTGGTGATTTTTGCTTGTTTTATGACCGTATACATTATTATAAATCGTTATTTACCAGCGACTGTTTTTAATTTTGTATTTGGCATTCTTGTTAGTTTTGTTAATGCTAAAAAATTTGCATTGCGTAGTGAGCCTCTATTGGTTGCTGACTTTACTTGGCTTAATGATATTGGATTCTTCAAAGAATATGTCAGTGAGAATACTCTCTTACTGACTGTAACAGGTGCCTTATGGATAATTATTATTCTCTATTACATTAGAAAAAAATGCTTACCTGGTCAGATTTTTAAGAATTGGAAGCATCGATTAGCGATTGCAACTACTATTGTTATGGCTTTTTCAGGAGTCCTATTAATATTTAAAAATCAAGAAGATGGTAGAATTTCTGAACATATTCCCGTTCTTTCTTCGGTTTACAATTTATATAATGTAAATTGGCAAGGTATTAACGCTAATACAAGATTTCAATCGTTAAGCTTTGTCTGGCTAAAACAAATGACAATTACTGATATTGAAAAAACAGCAAAATATAGCAAAAATGAAATTGAGAAATTGTATAAAAAATACACAAACATTGCTACTGAAATAAACGCAACAAGAACGGAAAATATTTCAGACCAGACTGTTATTTTTATATTAAGTGAAAGTTTAGCAGATCCAGAACGTGTCTCTGGGGTGTCGCTTTCCGCTCCTGTTTTACCACAAATTCAACAGATTCAGTTTGAAACAACCTCTGGTTTAATGAAATCAGACGGTTATGGTGGTGGTACGGCTAATATGGAATTTCAAACATTGACAGGGCTACCCATGTATAATTTTAACGATATGATTTCTGTTTTATATACAGAAGTTGTTCCTGATATGACTTATATTCCATCAATTAGTAATGCATTTGAACCTGACAATCGCTTGGCTATTCATTTATCAGATACAACACATTATGCTCGAAATTCGTTTTATACAAAACTAAAATTTGGTAAATTTATTGCTACATCAGGTTCAGATGATGAGGCTGAAGAGGTTAATACCTTAGGAGCTTATCCTAGTGATACATCAACTTATGACAATATTTTATCTCAAATTGACACAAGTCAAAGTCAATTTTTTTCTGTAATGACTATGCAAAACCACGGCCCTTGGTTAGCGACTGATTTGACAGATATTACGGCAAGTGGTGAAGAGTTAACAAGTGACCAAAATGCAAGCCTTATAAATTACGCAAGACTTTTGAGTTATACAGATAGCAGTACAGCAGAATTCTTACAGCAACTGGAAGGAATTGATAAGAAAATTACAGTTGTTTTCTACGGCGATCACTTGCCTGGTATTTACCCAAATTCAATTTTTAAAGATAATCCGGAATTGCAGTATTTGACAGATTACTTTATTTGGTCAAATCACGGTACTGTCAAAGATGATTATCCATTAGTAAATTCAAGTGATTTTCCTGCTGAGTTATTGGCTCATACAAATTCGCGTGTGACTCCATACTATGCTTTGTTAACAGAAGTTTTAAATAAAGCTAGTGTTGATAAAGATAAGTTGGATGGTGAGGGTAAACAAATTGCTAATGATCTTAAAATGATTCAGTATGATTTAACAGAAGGAAAAGGATATATTTTGAAACATTCTGATTTCTTTGAATTTGAATAA
- a CDS encoding putative CDP-glycosylpolyol phosphate:glycosylpolyol glycosylpolyolphosphotransferase produces MKFSIIVPAYNVAQYIEECVESVLNQDYDNYEVIVVDDGATDETSQIVDNLAQQSEKVKVLHKENGGASSARNQGIQVASGDYVLFLDGDDFWSSKNFLSSLEAVLATDKKDIVIFPYTELYDDKKLAHHYKKSSGSYVKDAALGFFNGPNWNKCIKKSCIDENQLSFDTSLVAEDCIWGANLLKTVDTYEIFDDPQYMYRQNRAGSLTNVVKERNVFDILKSISIGLDNIEKFSSEKQEALKVYFAISYISILPFVHLYKNNFDIKKYLKDCEYLLQYSRQVENRSFKYTGLVAKGIGVEKAAALFNKLLGLYKKFKG; encoded by the coding sequence ATGAAATTTTCAATTATTGTACCGGCATATAATGTGGCACAATATATCGAAGAGTGTGTGGAAAGTGTTTTAAATCAAGATTACGACAACTATGAAGTTATTGTTGTTGATGACGGAGCAACTGATGAAACATCTCAAATCGTTGATAATCTTGCCCAACAGTCTGAAAAAGTTAAAGTCCTTCATAAAGAAAATGGCGGTGCCTCAAGCGCACGTAATCAAGGAATTCAAGTGGCGAGCGGTGATTATGTACTCTTTTTAGATGGAGATGATTTTTGGTCATCAAAAAACTTTTTATCTTCACTGGAAGCAGTTTTGGCAACAGATAAAAAAGATATTGTCATTTTTCCTTATACAGAACTTTATGATGATAAAAAATTAGCACATCACTACAAAAAAAGTTCAGGGAGTTATGTAAAGGATGCGGCATTAGGTTTTTTTAATGGTCCAAATTGGAATAAATGTATTAAAAAAAGTTGTATTGATGAGAATCAATTATCATTTGACACATCTTTGGTTGCTGAAGATTGTATCTGGGGAGCCAATCTTCTAAAAACAGTAGATACATATGAAATATTTGATGATCCTCAATATATGTATCGTCAAAATCGAGCAGGAAGTTTAACGAATGTTGTTAAAGAAAGAAATGTTTTTGATATTTTAAAGAGTATTTCAATCGGCCTCGATAATATCGAAAAATTTTCGTCTGAAAAACAAGAGGCATTAAAAGTCTATTTTGCAATTTCATATATTTCAATCTTGCCATTTGTTCATTTATATAAAAATAACTTTGATATTAAAAAGTATTTAAAAGATTGCGAATATTTGTTACAATATTCTAGACAGGTTGAAAACAGAAGTTTTAAATATACTGGCTTGGTAGCAAAAGGGATAGGAGTAGAAAAGGCAGCTGCTTTGTTTAATAAGTTACTTGGTCTGTATAAAAAATTTAAAGGTTAA
- a CDS encoding Beta-1,3-glucosyltransferase: protein MISVIVPVYNAQEHLSDCLDSILHQTLDSDFYEIILLNDGSKDKSAEICERYAKQYSNIIFINKENEGVSKTRNLGIQKARGEFVAFVDNDDLVESDYLEKLYIAISQSKADAVFSGYTRMTYSGKVLFKESLSQTDWAKYIVMAPWAKLYRKQVLLDNVIEFFDYGIGEDVAFNLQFLSKANKIDIISYSGYKWMFNDDSVSNTSQRGLDDQLDICVLLKKILESNPSPDDYLSYFIYRYYIWYLLFSGRSSSKQQFLAYNKKIKAFLREQNISRKISPLSPRLKGEKISNRCAVLVFSLLDKYHLLPLFASVYCKNKK, encoded by the coding sequence ATGATTAGTGTTATTGTTCCAGTTTACAATGCTCAAGAACATTTATCAGACTGTTTGGATTCAATTTTACATCAAACATTAGATAGTGATTTCTATGAAATCATTCTTTTAAATGATGGTTCAAAGGATAAGTCTGCAGAAATATGTGAACGCTATGCAAAACAATATAGTAATATCATTTTCATTAATAAAGAAAATGAAGGCGTCTCAAAAACACGAAATCTAGGAATTCAGAAAGCAAGAGGCGAATTTGTTGCCTTTGTTGATAATGACGACTTAGTTGAATCGGATTATTTAGAAAAACTATATATAGCGATTTCTCAATCAAAAGCTGATGCTGTTTTCTCTGGCTATACTCGAATGACTTACTCTGGAAAGGTTTTATTTAAAGAGTCTCTAAGTCAGACTGACTGGGCAAAATACATAGTAATGGCACCTTGGGCAAAGCTTTATCGCAAACAAGTTTTATTGGATAATGTAATTGAATTCTTTGATTATGGAATAGGAGAAGACGTTGCCTTTAATTTACAATTTTTATCTAAGGCAAACAAGATTGACATTATTTCCTATTCTGGTTATAAATGGATGTTTAATGACGATAGCGTATCGAATACCTCTCAACGTGGTTTAGATGATCAATTAGATATTTGTGTCTTATTGAAGAAAATTTTAGAAAGTAATCCATCTCCAGATGATTATTTATCATATTTTATTTATAGATATTACATCTGGTATCTCTTGTTTTCTGGGCGTTCATCTAGTAAGCAACAATTTTTAGCCTATAATAAGAAAATCAAAGCATTTTTACGTGAGCAAAATATTTCTAGAAAAATTTCACCGCTGTCACCTCGATTGAAGGGTGAAAAAATTTCAAATCGTTGTGCGGTGCTAGTTTTTAGTCTTTTAGATAAGTACCACTTGTTACCACTATTTGCATCAGTATATTGTAAAAATAAAAAATAA
- a CDS encoding Membrane protein, whose protein sequence is MKIEKLFLFLAVPCIALFIFLMPVTEAPDEGMHAGIAWDIFYDNSKTFEWLTLHQTDVINNESPTPADVNKDKYIKFFTEKKDFSSDVFSPKFSIKSIVHLPQAIGMLIGKVIYPSLGVIMTCGRLVNALVYIIGIYFLIKYLQVGKLAMLFISLLPMMLQQAASLSYDVLNYVIIAAFFVFYVNLLSDRKFTNKRFIKLIILILALWGSKNNNLLLLPFLAMIDFEFEGVLAILNPVYDFFKKNRKYFIITTVLLGVVGGYFFLKSRGGTQHFIWAMFNTFFLNQENGHLNTFLTIGIFGYFGWLATALPVWLIFIDIAALIIIFLSEDFQVTKLEGNASALIFPLQVLAIVVGMYFAWTPQILGPNANISQGAQGRYFTPFLIYLAPLFSAYKSKFDIKMEQKSLLALSTVLILINVLISLTVIWTYYWV, encoded by the coding sequence ATGAAAATAGAAAAGTTATTTTTATTCTTAGCAGTCCCCTGTATTGCATTGTTCATTTTTCTAATGCCTGTAACTGAGGCACCAGATGAAGGAATGCATGCTGGAATTGCATGGGATATTTTTTATGATAACAGTAAGACTTTTGAGTGGTTGACACTTCATCAAACTGATGTTATTAACAATGAGTCTCCGACACCTGCAGATGTTAACAAAGATAAATACATTAAGTTTTTTACTGAGAAAAAAGATTTTTCATCAGACGTATTTAGCCCCAAATTTTCAATTAAAAGTATAGTGCATTTGCCGCAAGCTATTGGAATGCTAATAGGAAAAGTTATTTATCCATCACTGGGTGTTATAATGACGTGTGGACGTTTGGTCAATGCGCTTGTGTATATCATTGGTATTTACTTTTTGATTAAGTATTTACAAGTTGGTAAATTAGCGATGCTTTTTATTTCGTTATTACCAATGATGTTACAGCAAGCAGCATCTCTATCATATGACGTTTTAAATTATGTTATAATAGCCGCTTTTTTTGTTTTTTATGTTAATTTATTATCCGATCGTAAATTTACTAATAAAAGATTTATTAAATTAATAATTTTAATCCTTGCTTTATGGGGAAGTAAGAATAATAATTTATTGTTACTTCCATTTTTAGCAATGATTGATTTTGAGTTTGAAGGAGTGTTAGCGATATTGAATCCAGTTTATGATTTCTTTAAAAAGAATCGTAAATATTTTATTATTACTACTGTTTTATTAGGAGTAGTGGGGGGATACTTTTTCCTGAAATCACGAGGTGGTACACAACATTTTATCTGGGCGATGTTTAATACATTTTTCTTAAATCAAGAAAATGGTCATCTAAATACTTTCTTGACGATTGGAATTTTTGGTTATTTTGGCTGGTTAGCAACTGCTTTGCCGGTGTGGTTGATTTTTATCGATATTGCAGCGCTGATTATTATTTTCTTAAGTGAGGATTTTCAGGTAACTAAACTTGAGGGAAATGCTTCAGCGTTAATTTTTCCATTACAGGTTTTAGCAATTGTCGTTGGCATGTATTTTGCATGGACACCACAGATTTTAGGACCAAATGCAAATATTTCACAAGGTGCGCAAGGGCGATACTTTACACCATTTTTAATTTATTTAGCACCACTATTTAGTGCATATAAATCGAAATTTGATATTAAAATGGAGCAGAAATCTTTACTTGCTTTATCAACTGTTCTAATTTTAATTAATGTTTTAATTTCATTAACTGTCATTTGGACTTATTATTGGGTATAG
- a CDS encoding Heteropolysaccharide repeat unit export protein, with protein sequence MIKLLKIGQKASQKEVFAWNILGSLASAAMSTLLLLSVARLLDIYNADVFSIAYAVGNLLVTVATFQVRDFQATDIKEKYSFNNYFYARVLTIIVMIVVALGYVVLHGYDFYKSLCVILICFYRSSDALSDVFQGMFQQHERLDIAGKSLFFRNGFIFVGFTIALIITHELLLSLIIMNVLSFAFVFVFDFWLSRYFSKIKVFHFSFKQIKGLLIESSPLFINAFMLVSIYNQPKYALDNLFERGLLEVGVQTDFNILFMPVFAMNLTMIFFRPMMTQMAIFLERKEFESFVHYRRKLLQSLVVISSLILAVVSVIGVPILNIVYSTNLNRYLFAFIILIAGGIASTFATVCDNILTVLRKQKLLVISFASGFCVSYLSANPLVEHYGIYGASISFTLSMLTWLLVSLVIYFSAKDSYKEKK encoded by the coding sequence ATGATTAAATTATTGAAAATAGGGCAGAAAGCCTCTCAAAAAGAAGTCTTTGCTTGGAATATTTTGGGAAGTTTAGCTTCAGCAGCTATGTCAACGCTTTTGCTGTTGTCTGTAGCTCGTTTATTGGATATCTATAATGCCGATGTTTTTAGTATTGCTTATGCTGTTGGAAATCTATTGGTTACAGTAGCTACTTTTCAAGTTCGTGACTTTCAAGCAACAGATATTAAAGAGAAGTATTCCTTTAACAATTATTTTTATGCGCGTGTATTGACTATCATTGTTATGATAGTAGTTGCATTGGGTTATGTTGTCCTTCACGGATACGATTTTTATAAATCTTTATGTGTTATACTGATTTGTTTTTATCGAAGTAGTGATGCTTTATCCGATGTTTTTCAAGGTATGTTTCAACAGCATGAGCGACTAGATATTGCTGGAAAATCTCTTTTTTTTAGAAATGGATTTATCTTTGTAGGTTTTACAATTGCATTAATTATTACACATGAGCTGTTGTTATCATTGATTATCATGAATGTGTTATCATTTGCTTTTGTTTTTGTTTTTGATTTTTGGTTAAGTCGATACTTCAGTAAAATCAAAGTTTTTCATTTCTCATTTAAACAAATCAAAGGCTTATTAATTGAAAGTAGTCCGCTATTTATTAACGCTTTTATGCTAGTTTCAATATACAACCAACCAAAATATGCACTAGATAATTTATTTGAACGAGGCCTACTTGAAGTAGGTGTTCAAACAGATTTTAATATTTTATTTATGCCGGTTTTTGCTATGAATTTGACAATGATTTTCTTTAGACCGATGATGACGCAAATGGCTATTTTTCTTGAAAGAAAAGAATTTGAGTCATTTGTTCATTATCGTCGAAAATTATTGCAATCATTAGTTGTTATTTCATCCTTAATTTTAGCAGTAGTGTCTGTTATTGGAGTTCCAATTTTAAATATTGTTTATTCGACTAATTTGAATAGGTATTTGTTTGCCTTTATCATTTTGATTGCTGGAGGAATTGCAAGTACTTTTGCGACAGTTTGTGATAATATTTTGACTGTTTTGCGTAAGCAAAAGCTCTTGGTTATATCATTTGCTAGTGGTTTTTGTGTTTCATATCTTTCAGCTAATCCGTTGGTTGAACACTATGGCATTTACGGTGCTTCCATATCGTTCACTTTGTCAATGTTAACATGGCTACTGGTATCACTAGTTATTTATTTTAGCGCAAAAGATTCATATAAGGAGAAAAAATGA
- a CDS encoding Membrane protein — MTQTASLFISIVIVLFVAYSFHLIKKDKLSIRYSLSWYILSVILLIAVWFPNLLVILAKVLGIYSPINLVFFVGFCLSLWILFSLTRIVSIQSSKIKSLAQQIALSEKKDD, encoded by the coding sequence ATGACACAAACAGCGAGCCTTTTTATCTCAATTGTTATTGTACTTTTTGTTGCTTATTCGTTCCATTTGATTAAGAAGGATAAACTATCTATTCGTTATTCGTTATCATGGTACATTTTAAGTGTGATTTTATTGATTGCGGTTTGGTTCCCAAATTTATTAGTTATTTTAGCTAAAGTCCTTGGAATCTATTCGCCAATTAATCTGGTCTTCTTTGTTGGATTTTGCTTAAGTTTGTGGATTCTTTTCTCACTAACTCGCATTGTTTCTATTCAAAGCTCAAAAATTAAAAGTTTGGCACAACAAATTGCATTGAGTGAGAAGAAGGATGATTAA
- a CDS encoding Glycosyltransferase involved in cell wall biogenesis, which produces MLKKLIIIPAYNESSNIEGTVAAIKKDAPDFDYVIINDCSTDNTLEICLKNNFNVVSLPINLGIGGAVQTGYLYAKKHDYDLAVQVDGDGQHNPAFLSKMADELIESDVNMVIGSRFLEKEGFQSSFMRRLGIRYFMGLIHLLTGKKITDATSGLRMIDRNIIELFASDYPDDYPEPETIVSLLNKGYYVKEIPVIMNERQGGVSSISATKSVYYMIKVTLAILFVKLRGK; this is translated from the coding sequence GTGTTAAAAAAATTAATTATTATCCCTGCATACAATGAGAGCAGCAATATTGAAGGTACGGTTGCTGCAATTAAAAAAGATGCACCAGATTTTGACTATGTCATTATTAATGACTGTTCAACAGATAACACACTTGAAATTTGTCTAAAAAATAATTTCAATGTTGTATCACTTCCAATTAACCTTGGAATTGGTGGTGCTGTGCAAACCGGGTATTTATATGCTAAAAAACATGATTATGATTTAGCTGTTCAAGTAGACGGTGACGGGCAACATAACCCTGCTTTCTTATCCAAAATGGCTGATGAGTTGATAGAAAGTGATGTTAACATGGTAATTGGGTCACGTTTTTTAGAAAAAGAAGGCTTTCAATCATCATTTATGCGTCGTTTGGGGATTCGCTATTTTATGGGTTTGATTCACTTGCTTACAGGTAAGAAAATCACAGACGCAACTTCAGGATTGCGAATGATAGATCGCAATATTATTGAACTGTTTGCGAGTGATTATCCAGATGACTATCCAGAACCAGAAACAATTGTTTCATTGTTAAATAAAGGTTATTATGTTAAAGAAATTCCTGTCATCATGAATGAAAGGCAGGGTGGTGTTTCATCAATTTCTGCAACAAAATCCGTTTATTATATGATTAAAGTGACATTGGCTATTTTATTTGTAAAATTAAGGGGGAAATAA